A single window of uncultured Pseudodesulfovibrio sp. DNA harbors:
- a CDS encoding EAL domain-containing protein, which produces MADNICPPVDEEGVRTILESRRVNTYFQPVVTIASKSIIGFEAFSRVTGDNHCIDTRMLFHKDLSPELMVGVDRMCRSMALEKFKPIHDAHKKMLLGLNVNVEIFPHIDPNNLTLPRLIQEAGVDPGNIVLEVMDFAADRDLVAYYCELVQGLGCKFCLDGCAVDDSFNYAITKINPDFVKLDRSFFGEAERTDYSAKALEALLTVASHVGASVIGRGVESEAESIRLLLAGVDLQQGYYYTRGEENSPGDPAGKFMEKIVETHDKYFKVKNKLVLHKKQRFVEAFKDVSAICTKLSNMSEEWFEDGCKRLVRKIEGVISILVLDDRGRQITRRVSAGTVQPLHHPDAIAEAGTDHSVEDYVLYLDIGYEKFVTPPFVSPVTGEQSCLISKPFFNVQGSRYIVCVEMPHPG; this is translated from the coding sequence GTGGCGGATAATATTTGTCCCCCTGTTGATGAAGAGGGGGTTCGAACAATCCTTGAATCAAGACGAGTAAATACGTATTTTCAGCCAGTTGTAACGATTGCTTCCAAGTCCATTATTGGTTTTGAGGCTTTTTCTCGTGTGACCGGAGATAATCACTGTATTGATACTCGTATGTTGTTTCATAAGGATTTAAGCCCGGAACTCATGGTAGGCGTCGATCGTATGTGCCGCAGTATGGCACTTGAGAAGTTTAAGCCAATTCATGATGCTCATAAAAAAATGCTTCTTGGCCTGAACGTGAATGTGGAAATATTCCCGCATATTGATCCAAATAATCTGACGTTGCCACGGTTGATTCAGGAGGCTGGAGTTGATCCCGGTAATATTGTCCTTGAAGTTATGGATTTTGCGGCTGACAGGGATTTGGTGGCATACTATTGTGAACTTGTGCAGGGGTTGGGGTGTAAGTTCTGCTTGGATGGGTGTGCCGTGGATGACTCGTTCAACTACGCTATTACCAAGATTAATCCGGATTTCGTCAAGTTGGACAGATCGTTTTTTGGTGAGGCCGAGCGAACAGATTACTCGGCAAAGGCGCTGGAGGCATTGCTTACTGTAGCCAGCCATGTCGGAGCTTCGGTTATTGGTCGGGGGGTTGAAAGCGAAGCCGAATCTATCCGGTTGCTTTTGGCCGGGGTCGATTTGCAGCAGGGCTATTACTATACAAGAGGAGAAGAGAATAGCCCCGGAGACCCTGCCGGTAAGTTCATGGAAAAGATTGTTGAGACCCATGATAAGTATTTCAAGGTAAAGAATAAGCTGGTTCTTCATAAAAAACAAAGATTTGTTGAGGCTTTCAAAGATGTTTCTGCCATTTGCACCAAGCTGTCTAATATGTCGGAAGAATGGTTTGAGGATGGGTGTAAGCGTTTGGTTCGCAAAATTGAAGGTGTCATTTCAATTCTTGTTCTTGATGACCGAGGGCGGCAGATAACTCGACGTGTCTCAGCCGGAACAGTACAACCATTACATCATCCAGATGCGATTGCGGAAGCCGGTACGGATCATTCCGTGGAGGATTATGTCCTTTATCTTGATATCGGCTATGAAAAATTTGTGACTCCTCCGTTTGTTTCTCCTGTTACCGGGGAACAGTCCTGTTTGATCAGCAAGCCGTTTTTTAACGTGCAAGGCTCTCGTTACATCGTTTGTGTGGAGATGCCCCACCCCGGCTAG
- a CDS encoding SLC13 family permease, whose product MESFTDLSAYLWQRLPLILLFVCGYFIYQLMAAARITDSFVLWTLKKSRGHASFLILYIIAASAALSSFIPNTITVLTLIPVLKKLDRNFAEQGATGMTTVLMCAAIYGAAIGGMGSMIGSPANAVLFAALDVFEIAGREQITFFNWFVWSVPLVIVFVLAAWGVAAGLGLSASARGVTVHMEGLTEENVGQDRQQYGVRLFWFYIFYWMVEAVLRQQVGGFANMSPLFSLGFAGVFLYLLFWREAPGAPVGKGPLLCPSDLVKSVPRRGLLFILVLGVLFGVVHWLKLDERAVVLAGEMLQGDMTPAFLFFLTILSVIFLTEVLSNTAVVAAFFTIAFYAAQGHGMNPLYLMMGVGVASTCAFMTPIATTSNALAYGEMKGASLPVMLGLGCVLNIIGAVLMTVWLSWVLPLVY is encoded by the coding sequence GTGGAATCCTTCACCGACCTATCCGCCTATCTTTGGCAACGTCTGCCTCTGATTCTTCTTTTTGTGTGCGGCTATTTTATTTACCAACTGATGGCTGCTGCCCGGATTACGGACAGTTTTGTGCTTTGGACTTTGAAAAAGAGCCGAGGCCATGCGTCTTTTTTGATCCTGTATATCATTGCCGCATCAGCGGCTTTATCTTCATTTATTCCCAACACCATCACAGTGCTTACCTTGATTCCCGTACTCAAAAAACTGGACAGGAATTTTGCAGAGCAGGGTGCCACAGGGATGACCACGGTGCTTATGTGTGCGGCCATTTATGGTGCGGCCATCGGCGGCATGGGATCCATGATTGGTTCCCCCGCCAATGCCGTTTTGTTCGCTGCACTGGATGTGTTTGAGATTGCAGGCCGTGAACAGATTACCTTTTTTAACTGGTTTGTTTGGTCAGTCCCATTGGTGATAGTTTTCGTGTTGGCCGCTTGGGGTGTTGCCGCAGGACTCGGATTGTCTGCATCAGCGAGAGGTGTGACCGTACATATGGAAGGTCTGACGGAAGAAAACGTGGGCCAAGATCGTCAACAGTATGGCGTACGGTTGTTTTGGTTCTACATTTTTTATTGGATGGTAGAAGCGGTGCTTAGGCAGCAAGTGGGTGGGTTTGCAAACATGTCGCCACTATTCAGCTTGGGGTTTGCCGGAGTTTTTCTTTATTTGCTCTTTTGGCGTGAAGCACCAGGGGCTCCTGTTGGCAAAGGGCCGTTGCTTTGCCCGTCAGATCTGGTCAAGTCAGTTCCCCGTCGTGGGTTGCTGTTTATTCTCGTACTTGGAGTGCTTTTTGGAGTGGTGCATTGGCTTAAGTTGGATGAACGAGCTGTGGTTCTGGCCGGGGAAATGCTGCAAGGCGATATGACTCCCGCTTTTTTGTTTTTCTTGACCATTCTTTCGGTAATCTTTCTAACTGAAGTCTTGTCCAATACGGCGGTGGTGGCCGCGTTTTTTACCATTGCCTTTTATGCAGCTCAGGGCCACGGCATGAATCCCTTGTACTTGATGATGGGAGTGGGGGTAGCATCGACTTGCGCTTTTATGACACCCATTGCCACAACATCCAATGCATTGGCTTATGGAGAGATGAAAGGTGCTTCCCTGCCGGTGATGCTTGGCCTCGGGTGTGTGCTTAATATCATCGGGGCGGTTCTCATGACGGTGTGGTTGAGCTGGGTATTGCCGCTTGTGTATTAA